A region of Moorena producens PAL-8-15-08-1 DNA encodes the following proteins:
- a CDS encoding TerB family tellurite resistance protein: protein MIEIIKKIVYVLAFLSIGFSLTEVYLSSNKLWKRKHDNQVAESVSVMAEIMAIIPGFFFALNYLFEKQWQGFLDTIIYIFMSIFYVFVGIKFWVDGERKKGLWRLIKQALKSEKQEVGDLAKSFFKPSGAQKIIYILSQIALIDEELNPQEKEFIQSFANNWNIDFSWKSLTENRKEGANKNFIKLRQDVVDYLATSPPDKQVSQLRDVVNALINIDQEVSEQEKLIVAELNGLFSRYLGEKLDNEIYRVVIVPQTEQQEEVIETSLPELSRYDTTGGFAYQTNSFYSKQYAEIICDQYRSLNLISFVTTIDQILVSS from the coding sequence ATGATTGAAATCATCAAAAAAATCGTTTATGTTTTAGCATTTTTATCTATAGGATTCTCCTTAACAGAAGTCTACCTATCTTCTAACAAACTCTGGAAACGTAAGCATGATAATCAAGTCGCTGAAAGTGTATCGGTAATGGCTGAAATCATGGCTATTATACCTGGTTTTTTCTTTGCTTTGAACTATTTATTTGAGAAGCAATGGCAAGGTTTTTTGGACACTATCATCTATATATTTATGAGTATATTTTATGTGTTCGTGGGAATAAAATTCTGGGTAGATGGTGAGAGAAAAAAAGGGTTATGGAGGCTAATCAAGCAAGCACTAAAGTCTGAAAAGCAAGAGGTAGGGGATTTGGCAAAATCATTTTTTAAACCTTCCGGAGCCCAAAAAATTATCTATATCCTTAGTCAAATAGCTCTAATTGATGAAGAATTAAATCCTCAGGAAAAAGAGTTTATCCAAAGCTTTGCGAACAATTGGAACATAGATTTTTCCTGGAAAAGTTTAACCGAAAACCGAAAAGAAGGTGCCAATAAAAACTTCATAAAATTGCGTCAGGATGTAGTTGATTATCTAGCCACTTCACCCCCAGATAAACAAGTATCTCAACTCAGGGATGTTGTCAATGCATTAATTAATATTGATCAGGAAGTTTCTGAACAGGAAAAACTAATTGTAGCTGAACTGAATGGTCTTTTTTCGCGATATCTAGGGGAAAAATTAGATAATGAAATTTATCGGGTAGTGATTGTGCCGCAAACTGAACAGCAAGAGGAAGTGATTGAAACGTCTTTACCAGAATTATCGCGGTACGACACCACAGGAGGATTTGCCTATCAGACAAATTCTTTTTACTCTAAGCAATACGCAGAGATAATTTGCGATCAGTATCGCAGTCTCAATCTGATTAGCTTCGTGACCACAATTGACCAAATCCTTGTTTCTTCATGA
- a CDS encoding DUF1131 family protein — protein MYRKTLFTLTSIVLVTSILGACAKAPSPPDTQSSLRLTPEGLGTLNKTSNFDADTIKNALPSYTVKKETTSAEGETYNIFRAYWQDSLVVEIDADISQQKIGRMAILSDRIPGPKDVKVGIAYSATPGHEKLDCFPGEEGSTGKVICSFDENASILYVYQPPNWEGPYHKLPPREVLTKAKLDSLLWVSP, from the coding sequence TTGTATAGAAAAACACTGTTTACCCTAACCAGCATCGTCCTAGTCACCAGTATCCTGGGCGCTTGCGCCAAGGCACCTTCCCCGCCTGATACTCAGTCCAGTCTCAGGCTGACTCCAGAAGGTTTGGGCACACTCAACAAAACCAGCAACTTTGATGCTGATACCATCAAGAATGCTTTGCCCAGTTATACCGTAAAAAAAGAAACCACCTCTGCGGAAGGGGAAACTTACAATATTTTCAGAGCCTACTGGCAAGATAGCCTCGTAGTAGAAATCGATGCCGACATCTCCCAGCAAAAAATCGGCAGGATGGCAATACTAAGCGATCGCATCCCTGGTCCAAAGGATGTAAAGGTAGGAATAGCCTACTCAGCCACTCCTGGACACGAGAAACTAGACTGCTTCCCAGGTGAGGAAGGGTCCACTGGTAAAGTAATTTGTAGCTTTGACGAAAATGCCTCTATCCTTTACGTCTACCAACCCCCTAACTGGGAAGGACCTTATCATAAGTTACCTCCCCGTGAGGTTCTCACCAAGGCTAAGCTAGATAGTCTACTTTGGGTATCACCTTAG
- a CDS encoding efflux RND transporter periplasmic adaptor subunit: MNNNSAGHQTSLTREQTEKLDKSPPAVEQEQILPSLTVNKREKTQTLNKFGLWQSGTILLLSGFCIFLLSPPGSNWRLNLSNLKASQPDQESKPQASFSGNILPVETISVKPVDSYQLLRSYTGSLVTRRSSDLGFERSGKLVRLTVDEGDWVKASTPLAYLDTRNLKAQQRELLATLAQQRAQLKELFAGPRSETIAAAQASVRDLSSQLELARKKQSRREALYREGAISREQLDEAASQTSVFQARLEEAKSQVDELLAGTRPERIEAQQASIQQLNARLASLEIELENSILKAPFSGTISARLLDEGTVVSPGQPILRLVEDGAIQARIGVPVSAADQLQLNSQQSLQIGQKTYRARVSSILPELDSSTRTLTVVLTLDPKAVRQVSPGQVARWKLAETIPTAGYWLPTTALVQGVRGLWSCYVLGELAESDRSGVAHVFSVERRDVEILQTQSNRILVRGTLRPGDLVIVGGTHRLVPGQRVRSKTVAGVKVP; the protein is encoded by the coding sequence ATGAATAATAACTCAGCTGGCCATCAAACTAGTCTGACTCGAGAACAGACAGAAAAATTGGATAAATCTCCTCCTGCTGTTGAGCAAGAGCAAATCTTGCCTTCGTTAACTGTCAACAAAAGAGAAAAAACCCAAACACTGAATAAATTTGGCTTATGGCAGAGTGGGACTATCTTATTACTATCTGGATTCTGTATTTTTCTGCTCAGTCCCCCTGGATCTAACTGGCGCTTAAATTTATCCAACCTTAAGGCTAGCCAACCCGATCAGGAATCGAAGCCCCAAGCTTCCTTTTCTGGCAATATCCTCCCGGTTGAGACAATCAGCGTCAAGCCCGTAGATTCATACCAACTGTTGCGCTCCTACACTGGCTCCCTAGTAACCCGCCGCAGTAGCGACTTGGGCTTTGAGCGTTCTGGTAAATTAGTCCGCCTCACAGTGGATGAAGGAGACTGGGTTAAAGCTAGTACGCCCCTGGCTTACCTAGATACTAGGAATCTCAAAGCCCAACAGCGAGAATTACTGGCGACTCTTGCCCAACAGCGAGCCCAGCTCAAGGAACTCTTTGCTGGACCGCGTTCCGAAACCATTGCGGCAGCACAAGCTTCAGTTAGGGATTTGAGTTCCCAACTCGAACTCGCTCGCAAGAAACAGTCCCGGCGGGAAGCTCTGTATCGGGAAGGGGCAATTTCCCGTGAGCAACTCGATGAAGCAGCTAGTCAAACCAGTGTCTTTCAAGCTCGCCTGGAGGAAGCCAAAAGCCAGGTAGATGAGTTACTAGCTGGGACACGCCCCGAACGCATTGAAGCCCAACAAGCATCAATCCAACAACTGAATGCCAGACTAGCCAGTCTCGAAATTGAACTGGAAAACAGCATCCTGAAAGCCCCTTTTTCTGGCACTATCTCTGCCCGCCTTTTAGACGAAGGAACCGTCGTCTCCCCTGGTCAGCCCATCCTGCGCCTCGTGGAGGATGGTGCAATTCAAGCCCGGATTGGTGTGCCGGTAAGCGCCGCTGATCAACTCCAACTCAACAGCCAGCAATCGTTGCAAATCGGACAGAAGACTTATCGAGCCCGAGTTTCCTCAATTTTGCCCGAACTAGACTCTAGTACCCGTACCTTAACCGTTGTCCTCACCCTGGATCCCAAAGCAGTAAGGCAAGTGTCCCCTGGACAGGTAGCGAGGTGGAAATTAGCTGAAACTATTCCTACTGCTGGTTACTGGCTGCCCACCACCGCTCTAGTGCAAGGAGTACGTGGTTTGTGGTCTTGCTACGTCTTGGGGGAATTGGCTGAATCGGATCGTTCTGGTGTAGCTCACGTCTTCAGTGTCGAACGGCGGGATGTGGAAATTTTGCAGACACAGAGTAACCGCATTCTGGTTCGTGGTACTCTCCGACCAGGGGATCTTGTCATCGTCGGCGGAACCCATCGCCTTGTGCCTGGACAACGGGTGCGCTCAAAAACCGTTGCTGGGGTCAAAGTGCCATGA
- a CDS encoding NAD-dependent epimerase/dehydratase family protein, with amino-acid sequence MNLKKKTLLITGIGGFIGLRAAELALAQGMKVRGLQRSEDKAKKAQQLGAEVIVGSITDPVAAQKACQGVDIVLHTAAVVKEGGSLKHFQEVNVGGSVNMATAAKTAGVKTFVYLSSVMVYGFNFPKGVTEQGPLCGESNPYCQTKIESEKELLKLNTPPDFGIIIIRPGDVYGPGSTSWVVRPLQLMHEGVFALANSGRGVMNHVYVDNLIEAIFLAVEKEAYGETFNITDGQETSCKEYFTHLAKIGNIPAPFSVPAGVLKFIIQLRCLSQSILGQTPDTLPESVNYITRPYAYSIAKAQSQLGYQPKINLEEGMGRTQEWVAQSGLLKGSTAIGKISRGDNKAQT; translated from the coding sequence ATGAACCTAAAAAAGAAAACCCTTCTCATCACTGGAATTGGTGGATTTATCGGCTTGCGTGCTGCCGAACTAGCCCTAGCTCAGGGGATGAAAGTTCGAGGGTTGCAACGTTCTGAAGATAAGGCAAAAAAAGCACAGCAACTAGGTGCTGAAGTTATAGTGGGCAGCATAACCGATCCCGTAGCGGCTCAAAAAGCTTGCCAGGGAGTGGACATAGTCCTACATACGGCTGCCGTTGTGAAGGAAGGTGGCTCGCTGAAGCATTTCCAGGAAGTTAATGTGGGTGGAAGTGTCAATATGGCTACTGCTGCTAAGACTGCTGGTGTAAAAACGTTTGTTTATCTTTCAAGCGTTATGGTTTATGGCTTTAACTTTCCTAAAGGAGTGACCGAACAGGGGCCACTTTGTGGAGAGAGCAATCCTTACTGCCAAACAAAAATAGAAAGCGAAAAAGAACTTTTAAAGCTGAATACCCCACCCGATTTCGGCATCATCATTATTAGGCCAGGAGATGTCTACGGACCTGGAAGTACATCCTGGGTAGTTCGACCGCTGCAATTAATGCACGAAGGAGTATTTGCATTGGCTAATAGCGGGCGAGGAGTCATGAACCACGTATACGTGGACAATTTAATCGAGGCCATATTTCTGGCTGTAGAAAAAGAAGCCTATGGAGAAACCTTTAATATCACTGATGGCCAAGAAACTTCCTGCAAAGAGTATTTTACGCACCTTGCCAAAATAGGAAATATCCCTGCTCCCTTTTCTGTACCGGCAGGTGTACTCAAGTTTATAATTCAGCTGCGCTGCTTGAGTCAGTCCATTCTCGGTCAAACACCTGATACTTTACCAGAGTCTGTAAATTACATAACTCGCCCCTATGCATATTCCATCGCTAAAGCTCAAAGCCAGCTCGGTTATCAGCCCAAAATAAATCTGGAAGAGGGAATGGGACGTACACAGGAATGGGTTGCACAAAGCGGATTGCTAAAAGGCTCAACTGCTATAGGAAAAATCTCAAGGGGTGACAACAAAGCTCAAACCTAG
- the cimA gene encoding citramalate synthase: MTSTTSHPIWIYDTTLRDGAQREGISLSLEDKLRIARQLDELGIPFIEGGWPGANPKDVQFFWKLKEEPLKQAEVVAFCSTRRPNMTAAEDRMLQAILAAGTRWVTIFGKSWDLHVTEGLKTSLDENLAMIRDTIEYLRSQGRRVIYDAEHWFDGYKANREYALKTLRAAKDAGAEWLVLCDTNGGTLPDQVSQIVRDVAKELNVKRLNVESELNVRRLNVENQLKVGRLNVEGSNLEPANLQPGTETNLPYGNAKGEQPANLQPMLGIHTHNDSDTAVANALAAVSEGACMVQGTINGYGERCGNANLCSVIPNLQLKLGYSCIQDNQLARLTQASRLISEIVNLAPNDHAAFVGRSAFAHKGGIHVSAVAKNPLTYEHIQPEQIGNQRRIVISDQSGLSNVLAKARSFGHDLDKKDPACREILERLKDLENEGYQFEAAEASFDLLMRDALGYREHPFELKGCQIHSDMLQGVSKPYSNSVATIKVSVNNQDILEVAEGNGPVSALDAALRKALVNFYPEIADFHLTDYKVRILDGAAGTSAKTRVLVESSNGEQRWTTVGVSSNILEASYEAVVEGIEYGLLLESSAKTRLSHAPALKER, translated from the coding sequence ATGACTTCAACAACTTCTCACCCCATCTGGATTTACGATACAACGCTGCGGGATGGTGCCCAGCGTGAAGGAATCTCATTGTCTCTAGAAGATAAGTTACGCATTGCTCGGCAACTCGATGAGTTGGGTATTCCCTTCATTGAAGGAGGATGGCCAGGGGCAAATCCGAAAGATGTGCAATTTTTCTGGAAGCTCAAAGAAGAACCTCTCAAACAAGCAGAAGTAGTAGCCTTTTGCTCAACTCGACGGCCAAACATGACCGCTGCAGAAGACCGGATGCTGCAAGCTATTTTAGCTGCAGGAACGCGCTGGGTGACTATTTTTGGTAAATCCTGGGATCTTCATGTCACCGAAGGGCTGAAAACTAGCCTAGACGAAAACCTAGCCATGATTCGGGATACCATAGAATACCTCCGTAGTCAAGGGCGTCGGGTGATTTACGATGCAGAACACTGGTTTGATGGCTATAAAGCCAATCGAGAGTATGCCCTCAAAACCCTGAGAGCTGCTAAAGATGCGGGTGCAGAATGGCTAGTACTATGTGACACCAATGGTGGTACCCTACCCGATCAAGTTAGTCAAATTGTTAGAGATGTAGCTAAAGAGTTGAATGTTAAAAGGTTGAATGTTGAAAGTGAGTTGAACGTTAGAAGGTTGAATGTTGAAAATCAGTTGAAGGTTGGAAGGTTGAATGTTGAAGGTTCTAATCTTGAACCGGCTAACCTGCAACCTGGAACCGAAACTAACCTACCCTACGGGAACGCCAAAGGCGAACAACCTGCTAACCTTCAACCCATGTTAGGAATCCATACCCATAATGATTCCGATACAGCCGTTGCTAATGCCTTAGCTGCGGTATCTGAGGGAGCGTGTATGGTTCAGGGAACGATTAATGGTTATGGTGAACGCTGTGGTAATGCTAATCTCTGTTCTGTGATTCCTAACTTACAGTTGAAGCTTGGTTATTCCTGTATTCAGGATAATCAGCTAGCCAGACTTACCCAAGCTAGTCGTTTAATTAGCGAGATTGTCAATCTTGCTCCCAATGACCATGCTGCCTTTGTGGGTCGTTCAGCCTTTGCTCACAAAGGTGGCATCCATGTTTCAGCGGTGGCAAAGAATCCTCTGACCTATGAACATATTCAGCCAGAACAGATTGGTAACCAACGTCGGATCGTAATTTCTGATCAGTCGGGACTGAGCAATGTATTAGCAAAAGCCCGTAGTTTCGGTCATGACCTGGATAAAAAAGACCCCGCCTGTCGCGAAATCCTGGAACGGCTCAAAGATCTCGAAAATGAAGGGTATCAATTTGAAGCAGCGGAAGCTAGTTTTGATTTGTTGATGCGGGATGCTTTGGGCTATCGAGAACATCCTTTTGAACTCAAAGGCTGTCAGATACATAGCGATATGCTACAAGGGGTCAGTAAACCCTACAGTAATTCTGTGGCAACCATTAAAGTATCTGTTAACAACCAGGATATTTTGGAAGTAGCAGAAGGCAATGGACCAGTTTCAGCCCTTGATGCAGCCTTGCGCAAAGCCTTAGTGAACTTTTACCCAGAGATTGCTGATTTTCATCTAACTGACTACAAAGTGCGGATTCTGGATGGTGCTGCTGGCACATCGGCTAAGACAAGGGTGCTAGTGGAATCAAGCAATGGAGAACAGCGCTGGACAACTGTGGGGGTTTCTAGTAATATTCTCGAAGCGTCCTATGAAGCTGTGGTGGAAGGCATTGAGTATGGTTTGCTGTTGGAATCTTCAGCAAAGACACGATTGAGCCATGCCCCAGCCCTTAAAGAGCGGTAA
- a CDS encoding 2Fe-2S iron-sulfur cluster-binding protein: protein MPKVTAQGKSFECDQGSNLRKVLLDHGVALYNGNAKLINCRGLGSCGTCAVEIDGEVSEANWKDKARRSLPPHSPTANRRLACQTKVLGDVCVTKYDGFWGQGDQTVWTPES, encoded by the coding sequence ATGCCTAAAGTAACAGCACAAGGAAAAAGCTTTGAATGTGACCAGGGCAGTAATCTGCGGAAGGTGTTACTAGACCATGGGGTTGCCCTATACAACGGCAACGCTAAACTAATTAACTGTAGAGGATTAGGCAGCTGTGGTACCTGTGCGGTTGAGATAGACGGGGAAGTATCTGAGGCAAATTGGAAAGATAAAGCTAGGCGATCGCTTCCACCCCATTCTCCGACGGCAAATCGCCGCTTAGCCTGTCAGACTAAGGTTTTAGGTGATGTTTGTGTTACCAAATATGATGGCTTTTGGGGGCAAGGGGATCAAACTGTCTGGACCCCAGAATCATGA
- a CDS encoding Uma2 family endonuclease, with protein MVAVNQIRQTLTLAEFLELPETKPASEYVNGQIQQKPMPQGKHSILQGELSFALTLALKPERTAQAFPELRCTFGGRSIVPDVAVFRTERIPRDHDGQVANSFNLHPDWTIEILSPKQSQTKVIRNILHCLDNGTNMGWLLDPEESFIFVYSADKSVQLFENLEVVLPVPEFAKAVQLKVGEIFDWLKK; from the coding sequence ATGGTTGCTGTTAATCAAATTAGACAAACGTTAACCCTAGCGGAATTTTTAGAACTTCCTGAAACGAAACCTGCTAGTGAATATGTCAATGGACAAATTCAACAAAAACCTATGCCTCAAGGAAAGCACAGCATCCTTCAAGGGGAATTGAGTTTTGCTTTAACACTCGCTTTAAAGCCAGAGCGAACTGCCCAGGCATTCCCGGAACTGCGGTGTACCTTTGGTGGGCGATCAATTGTCCCAGACGTTGCCGTCTTTCGTACAGAACGGATTCCTCGTGATCATGATGGCCAAGTGGCCAATTCGTTCAATCTACATCCAGATTGGACCATCGAGATCTTATCCCCCAAGCAGAGCCAAACCAAAGTGATTCGCAACATTCTCCATTGTCTCGACAACGGTACTAACATGGGGTGGTTATTGGATCCGGAAGAGTCCTTCATATTTGTCTATAGTGCCGATAAATCCGTGCAACTGTTTGAGAACTTAGAAGTGGTGTTGCCCGTGCCAGAGTTTGCCAAAGCGGTGCAGCTTAAGGTTGGTGAGATATTTGATTGGTTGAAAAAGTAA
- a CDS encoding efflux RND transporter permease subunit, whose product MWNLFYRNSRLLILTICLILVWGLSSFGILPRMEDPTQSQWFGLVNTEFPGASAERVESLVTDQVEQELLEIEEIKYLESTSRLGSSTVVIALEDSVQNHDQVWSRVRDRLADVTPKLPQEVLEPEYKELRTANTLIVALTWDLETPANYAILRRQGKNLESELRTLPGTEKVELFGAPTEEIVVEINPTDLATLGLTPQELSQQIRLSDAKVAAGQIRNSTNNLLLEVETELDSLDRIRQIPIRVANKSGQFARLGDIANVKKSILEPPSELAIINRKPAIALAVLMDSKKRIDQWTKAAHQNLEKFQSSLPPGIELELIFDQSHYVNNRLNNLFKNLILGTLCVVGSTVLMMGWKSALIVGSSLPLSVLMVFGAMRLLEIPLHQISVTGLVIALGMLIDNAIVVVDEMQTLLKSGIKPFEAISKTVSYLAVPLLASTLTTALTFMPIALLPGSAGEFVKTLALCVILALFSSLLISLTIIPALIGRIHNLNYEQRIINDELREVHSSLIIHNSHSGGWWNTGLSQPALTRLYRRCLDAMLARPVLGLLLALILPITGFVMASSLSEQFFPPAERDQFNIELELPSSASLSETQSVALQARDILRRHRSVVNVHWFFGKSAPSFYYNLAQNRQNSPNYAQGLVQLASATETRQQIKALQEELDQAFPKVRVLVRQLEQGPPILAPIELRIYGPNLDTLQKLGNQVREELAGVANVTHTRSSLGEALPKLGLRLDEEQARLTGLNNTQIAQQLNGNLEGTLGGSILEGTEELPVRVRLGKRDRGNLDQIATLDLLPTTIPSNQNPPTVPLSALGEIELVPELATITRRHGQRVNTVQGFITAGVLPSTVLADFRERLETSDFQLPPGYSLEWGGESAERNEAVGNLLSTVGVLVVLMVATLVLSFGSFRSAGIIALVGIGSIGLALASLWMFDYPLGFMAILGTVGLVGVAINDSIVVLAALRSDSMARQGNRKAMVEVIVLSTRHVLTTTITTVAGFVPLLLDGGQFWPPLAICIAGGVGGATLLALLFVPCAYLLLFGRSPRVRDRQYRTLTIEHFNANSTPTVGGHHYE is encoded by the coding sequence ATGTGGAATCTCTTCTACCGCAATTCTCGACTACTGATTCTAACTATTTGCCTGATTCTAGTTTGGGGACTTTCTTCCTTCGGTATCCTACCCCGGATGGAAGACCCCACACAAAGTCAGTGGTTTGGTCTAGTGAATACAGAGTTTCCTGGAGCCAGTGCCGAACGGGTAGAATCCCTGGTAACGGATCAAGTCGAACAAGAGCTATTAGAGATTGAAGAAATTAAATACCTCGAATCTACCTCCCGCCTAGGGAGCTCCACGGTTGTGATAGCACTAGAAGATAGCGTTCAGAATCATGACCAAGTTTGGTCTCGGGTGCGCGATCGCCTTGCCGATGTTACCCCAAAGCTCCCTCAAGAAGTCCTGGAACCCGAATATAAAGAACTAAGAACCGCTAATACACTGATAGTTGCACTAACCTGGGACTTAGAAACACCAGCCAACTATGCCATTTTGCGCCGTCAGGGCAAGAACCTCGAAAGTGAACTTCGCACCCTCCCAGGCACAGAGAAAGTGGAATTATTTGGGGCTCCCACTGAGGAAATCGTAGTCGAGATTAACCCAACCGACTTAGCTACACTCGGTCTGACTCCCCAAGAGCTTTCACAACAAATCCGCCTCAGTGATGCTAAAGTTGCCGCCGGTCAGATACGTAACAGTACCAATAATCTCTTGCTGGAGGTAGAAACTGAGCTAGACTCTCTAGATCGCATCCGACAAATTCCCATTCGCGTTGCCAATAAATCAGGACAGTTTGCTCGTTTAGGGGATATTGCCAATGTCAAAAAAAGTATCTTGGAGCCACCATCGGAATTAGCCATCATCAATCGCAAACCGGCAATAGCCTTAGCCGTACTGATGGATTCAAAAAAACGCATTGACCAATGGACAAAAGCAGCACACCAAAACCTAGAGAAATTCCAGTCAAGCTTACCCCCTGGCATTGAGTTGGAACTTATCTTCGACCAAAGCCATTACGTCAATAACCGACTCAATAACCTATTCAAAAACCTGATCCTGGGAACCCTGTGCGTTGTCGGTAGCACTGTCTTGATGATGGGATGGAAATCAGCCTTGATTGTGGGTTCATCCCTACCCCTGTCAGTGCTGATGGTATTTGGGGCTATGAGGCTGCTAGAGATTCCCCTGCATCAGATTTCAGTGACTGGACTGGTAATTGCCTTGGGGATGTTGATCGATAATGCCATCGTAGTTGTGGATGAAATGCAAACCCTGCTCAAAAGCGGTATCAAGCCCTTTGAAGCTATATCTAAAACCGTGAGCTACCTGGCAGTGCCCTTGCTAGCATCCACCCTAACCACCGCCTTGACCTTCATGCCCATTGCCTTGCTTCCTGGCTCTGCGGGTGAGTTTGTCAAAACTCTAGCCCTATGCGTGATCTTGGCTCTGTTCAGTTCCCTGCTTATTTCATTAACAATCATACCCGCCCTGATCGGTAGGATACACAATCTCAATTATGAACAACGAATAATCAATGATGAATTGAGAGAAGTTCATTCATCATTGATTATTCACAACTCACACTCAGGAGGCTGGTGGAATACAGGCTTATCCCAACCAGCCTTGACACGACTATATCGCCGCTGCCTGGATGCCATGTTGGCGCGACCGGTGCTGGGGCTGCTGCTGGCTCTAATTCTGCCGATAACAGGCTTTGTGATGGCTTCGAGTCTTTCAGAGCAATTCTTTCCCCCAGCCGAGCGCGATCAGTTCAACATTGAATTAGAACTGCCCTCCTCCGCTTCCTTATCAGAAACTCAGTCTGTGGCGCTACAGGCGAGGGACATTCTTCGTCGCCATCGCTCAGTAGTTAATGTTCATTGGTTTTTTGGCAAAAGCGCCCCATCATTTTACTACAATCTAGCACAAAATCGACAAAATTCACCCAATTATGCCCAAGGCTTGGTTCAACTCGCCTCAGCCACCGAAACTCGTCAACAGATTAAGGCTCTGCAAGAGGAATTAGACCAGGCCTTTCCCAAAGTCAGGGTGTTAGTAAGACAGCTAGAACAGGGACCACCTATTCTTGCGCCAATTGAACTACGTATCTACGGTCCCAACCTGGATACTCTACAAAAACTGGGAAACCAGGTCCGGGAAGAACTGGCTGGTGTAGCTAACGTTACTCATACCCGCAGCAGTTTAGGGGAAGCCTTACCCAAACTAGGGTTGCGCTTAGACGAAGAACAAGCCCGACTCACCGGATTGAACAACACTCAGATTGCCCAACAACTCAACGGTAACCTGGAAGGAACACTCGGTGGCTCTATCCTAGAGGGCACCGAAGAACTGCCAGTGCGAGTCCGCCTGGGCAAACGCGATCGCGGCAACCTCGACCAAATTGCCACCCTTGACTTGCTGCCAACCACCATCCCATCGAATCAAAATCCCCCGACCGTTCCCCTCTCCGCCCTCGGTGAAATCGAACTGGTTCCCGAACTAGCCACCATTACCCGACGCCATGGCCAACGGGTTAATACAGTCCAAGGGTTTATCACGGCAGGAGTCCTACCGTCAACGGTGTTAGCAGACTTCAGAGAGCGCCTAGAAACCAGTGACTTCCAACTGCCCCCAGGCTATTCTCTGGAATGGGGAGGAGAATCCGCCGAACGTAATGAAGCCGTAGGCAACCTGCTGTCCACCGTCGGTGTGCTGGTAGTCTTAATGGTTGCCACCCTAGTCCTGTCTTTTGGCTCCTTCCGGTCTGCTGGGATCATTGCTCTAGTGGGTATTGGTTCCATTGGTCTGGCACTCGCTTCCTTGTGGATGTTCGACTATCCCTTGGGTTTCATGGCTATCCTCGGCACCGTTGGCCTAGTGGGTGTGGCGATTAACGACTCGATCGTCGTCCTAGCTGCCCTCCGGTCTGACTCAATGGCTCGTCAAGGAAACCGAAAAGCCATGGTAGAGGTAATTGTTCTTTCCACTCGCCACGTCCTCACCACCACCATCACTACAGTAGCTGGTTTCGTACCCCTGTTACTTGATGGTGGTCAGTTTTGGCCCCCTCTAGCTATCTGTATTGCTGGTGGCGTAGGTGGTGCTACTCTCCTCGCTCTGTTGTTCGTGCCTTGTGCTTACTTGCTGCTTTTCGGTCGTAGTCCGAGAGTTAGGGACAGGCAATATCGAACTCTGACCATAGAACATTTCAATGCCAATAGCACGCCTACTGTCGGGGGTCATCACTATGAATAA